One region of Oryza glaberrima chromosome 7, OglaRS2, whole genome shotgun sequence genomic DNA includes:
- the LOC127778438 gene encoding NEP1-interacting protein 2-like isoform X2, translating to MGFMVHQFLLFLGSLVGVFIGAFMGMSTESGMLRGAGVGAVSGAVFSIEAVESCIEIWRSSESGKYSIIFVLDIISSLFSGRIVWEKVSPALQRAVQSQMSLLSTPFIDNNDLFETGNTGGMSRDLINRIPKTTFSAATNPDQETDNCCAVCLQDFGASQFVRVLPHCQHTFHARCIDNWLFRHASCPLCRAGVHIDHIHM from the exons ATGGGCTTCATGGTTCATCAGTTTCTTCTATTTT TGGGCTCATTAGTTGGAGTCTTCATCGGCGCGTTCATGGGGATGTCCACGGAAAGCGGCATGCTACGAGGCGCAGGCGTCGGGGCGGTCTCCGGCGCGGTCTTCTCCATCGAGGCCGTCGAATCGTGCATCGAAATCTGGAGATCAAGTGAATCAGGAAAATACAGCATTATCTTCGTG CTTGACATCATCTCTAGCCTCTTCAGTGGAAGGATTGTGTGGGAGAAGGTCAGCCCAGCACTGCAGCGCGCGGTGCAGAGTCAG ATGAGTCTACTGAGTACACCATTCATTGACAACAATGACCTTTTTGAAACCGGAAATACAGGAGGCATGTCAAGAGATCTAATTAACAGAATCCCAAAGACCACATTCAGCGCTGCAACCAATCCTGATCAGGAAACTGATAACTGTTGTGCAGTTTGCCTTCAG GATTTTGGAGCATCGCAATTTGTTCGGGTCCTGCCTCATTGCCAGCACACATTCCACGCACGATGCATCGACAACTGGCTTTTCAGGCACGCATCATGCCCGCTATGCAGGGCTGGTGTGCATATAGACCATATACATATGTAA